A single genomic interval of Penicillium psychrofluorescens genome assembly, chromosome: 2 harbors:
- a CDS encoding uncharacterized protein (ID:PFLUO_002270-T1.cds;~source:funannotate) has protein sequence MDTLAAAETPLVSAMNLFSLQGKHALVTGGSRGIGAAMAHALADAGCSVCIAQHDVTNTTVADAIRAKGVRAELLQCNLSNMDEARGLFPKALEVMGGQIDILINCAGTLHRKPSVDVTEQEWDSVVDVNLKALFLVCQGAGRHMIPRRSGKIVNVSSLNSFIGGEIVASYAASKGAVSQLTKSLSNEWARYNIQVNAIAPGSIATDM, from the exons ATGGACACTCTAGCAGCCGCCGAGACCCCCCTGGTCTCCGCCATGAACCTCTTCAGCCTTCAAGGCAAGCATGCCCTTGTCACAGGCGGCTCGCGAGGCATTGgggccgccatggcgcaCGCCTTGGCCGACGCAGGCTGCTCGGTCTGTATCGCCCAGCACGATGTCACCAATACGACCGTCGCGGACGCCATCCGCGCCAAAGGAGTGCGAGCCGAGCTCCTCCAGTGCAATCTCAGCAACATGGATGAGGCGCGCGGGTTATTCCCCAAAGCGCTGGAGGTGATGGGCGGGCAGATCGATATTTTAATCAACTGCGCAGGCACGTTGCACCGGAAGCCGTCAGTAGACGTGACCGAGCAAGAGTGGGATAGT GTAGTTGATGTCAACCTCAAGGCGCTATTTCTCGTCTGTCAAGGCGCCGGGCGACATATGATCCCTCGACGGTCCGGCAAAATTGTCAACGTGTCGTCTTTGAATAGTTTCATCGGCGGTGAGATTGTTGCCTCGTATGCTGCATCCAAGGGGGCTGTGTCGCAGTTGACCAAGTCTTTGAGCAATGAGTGGGCCCGGTATAATATCCAGGTGAACGCAATCGCCCCTGGCTCCATCGCCACGGACATGTGA
- a CDS encoding uncharacterized protein (ID:PFLUO_002271-T1.cds;~source:funannotate), giving the protein MDEISVQIDATMTIGRYMVTRFTTLKPPMDKVINPATALRMLTASQWASFMCAFCGWVLLDSFDFFIVSLTVTDLAEQFNESSSNITWGITLVLMFRSVGAFIFGVWSDRFGRKWPFVANCGLFIVLELGTGFCNTYAEFLACRAMFGVAMGGLYGNTVASALEDVPDEARGIMSGIFQAGYPLGYLLSTAFARALVNTTMSGWRSLFWFSAGPPVLLIIWRLWLPETQTFREREMVSPRGGGFTRDFILAVKDHWLVLVYMVLLMAGFNYMAHGSQDFYPTMLIDQFGFSDNAMTITEVVANLGAASGGICIGYLSELFGRRLSIIVSCVCAGALLYPYTFVTGLQVAAVAFFVQFFIQGAFGVIPTHLMELSPPGIRTLVVGATYQLGNLASSPAATIQSSVGERYFPLVSTAAGVKRYNYALVICVFLGACAAFVVIVTFLGPEKKGRQFGLTEVEIEAKYQMDEKAIAEHLE; this is encoded by the exons ATGGATGAGATATCAGTTCAGATAGATGCGACGATGACCATCGGTCGCTATATGGTCACTCGCTTCACCACCTTGAAACCCCCGATGGACAAGGTCATCAACCCCGCCACTGCCCTGCGCATGCTGACAGCCTCGCAGTGGGCGAGCTTCATG TGCGCGTTCTGCGGCTGGGTCCTCCTCGATTCATTtgacttcttcatcgtgAGTCTGACCGTGACCGACCTGGCAGAGCAGTTCAACGAGAGCAGCTCTAACATCACCTGGGGCATCACGCTGGTACTCATGTTCCGCTCCGTGGGCGCGTTCATCTTTGGTGTCTGGTCGGACCGGTTCGGGCGCAAATGGCCGTTTGTGGCCAATTGCGGGTTGTTTATTGTGCTTGAGCTGGGTACGGGCTTCTGCAACACATACGCCGAGTTCCTTGCCTGTCGCGCAATGTTTGGCGTCGCCATGGGTGGCCTATACGGGAACACCGTGGCATCGGCTCTCGAGGACGTGCCGGATGAGGCCCGTGGAATCATGTCCGGCATCTTCCAGGCAGGATACCCCTTGGGGTATTTGCTTTCAACGGCCTTTGCGCGTGCCCTGGTCAACACCACTATGTCGGGCTGGCGATCCTTATTCTGGTTCAGTGCTGGCCCCCCTGTGCTGCTGATCATCTGGCGGTTGTGGCTACCAGAGACTCAAACCTTTCGTGAACGAGAAATGGTGAGCCCGCGGGGTGGTGGCTTCACGAGGGACTTTATCTTGGCCGTCAAGGATCACTGGCTAGTGCTCGTTTACATGGTCCTGCTCATGGCCGGATTTAATTACATG GCCCATGGATCTCAAGACTTCTACCCGACGATGCTCATCGACCAGTTCGGCTTTAGCGACAATGCCATGACCATCACTGAAGTGGTTGCAAATCTCGGTGCGGCATCCGGCGGCATTTGCATCGGCTACCTGTCCGAGCTGTTCGGCCGCCGGCTCTCCATAATAGTGTCGTGCGTCTGCGCGGGAGCCTTGCTGTATCCCTACACGTTCGTTACCGGGCTACAAGTCGCGGCAGTGGCCTTTTTTGTCCAATTCTTCATCCAGGGCGCATTCGGCGTCATTCCCACGCATCTAATGGAGTTGTCGCCGCCAGGCATCCGCACACTGGTCGTGGGGGCGACATATCAGCTTGGAAATCTCGCGTCCAGCCCCGCGGCAACCATTCAGTCGTCCGTGGGAGAGAGATATTTTCCACTAGTGTCCACAGCGGCCGGCGTGAAACGATATAATTATGCTCTTGTCATCTGTGTGTTCCTCGGTGCTTGTGCGGCCTTCGTGGTCATCGTGACCTTCTTGGGTCCCGAGAAAAAGGGCCGTCAGTTTGGCCTGACAGAGGTGGAGATAGAGGCGAAGTACCAAATGGACGAAAAGGCGATAGCCGAACACTTGGAATAA
- a CDS encoding uncharacterized protein (ID:PFLUO_002272-T1.cds;~source:funannotate), translating to MMLLEDHFQNQYDAISDARSAVTDQVPDITSTFSPSTTDSTFKFTMDIAMMTLLAFLAPWWNIFLKSVVSSDIISTLKDTFNGIVGQTVTLLKDESSLADQVLGKENNVTGQIYELTEAWQSAVDGTVSSLFNGSDTSIGRLANTIQGGAFLQEGTFPSASQNEDFMKTSLYQFLIPDAWSISDEVVFIMDGEVDCVDNVLPSTVPELDKYIDSDSIPLGICIFNHAYYLVATAGIPAETCDDANLYGDSCSFNAFVTPYGATELDGTSWGSLTWQDMVNSSVQSYVNNDNQNGWSTPDPSSSTFIWDMWDNGPSTPGVFNFYICGASEAWDNWDEHTVTNSDVKSAHYPCN from the exons ATGATGCTCCTTGAGGAT CACTTCCAAAATCAATACGATGCTATCTCTGATGCTCGTTCAGCGGTTACTGATCAAGTCCCGGACATTACGTCCACattttctccttccacgaCTGATTCTACTTTCAAATTCACAATGGATATTGCGATGATGACATTGCTTGCATTCCTCGCACCCTGGTGGAATATAT TTCTCAAAAGCGTGGTATCGAGCGATATTATAAGTACATTAAAGGATACCTTCAATGGAATTGTCGGTCAGACAGTCACTTTGTTGAAGGACGAATCCTCACTCGC GGACCAAGTGCTTGGGAAAGAGAACAACGTCACTGGGCAAATCTACGAATTGACAGAAGCCTGGCAGAGTGCAGTTGATGGTACAGTGTCCAGTCTGTTCAATGGGTCTGACACGTCGATTGGAAGACTTGCCAATACCATTCAAGGTGGGGCCTTCCTTCAAGAAGGAACGTTTCCTTCCGCTTCGCAGAATGAGGACTTTATGAAAACTTCTCTCTATCAATTTCTGATTCCGGATGCTTGGTCAATATCTGACGAGGtggtcttcatcatggacGGGGAAGTGGACTGCGTCGACAATGTCCTGCCGAGCACAGTGCCCGAGCTTGATAAGTATATTGACTCCGACAGCATCCCACTGGGCATTTGCATCTTCAATCATGCATACTATCTCGTTGCAACTGCTGGCATTCCCGCTGAAACCTGTGACGACGCAAATTTATACGGTGATTCCTGTAGTTTCAACGCATTTGTCACTCCATATGGGGCAACAGAACTCGACGGCACAAGCTGGGGTTCCCTGACTTGGCAGGACATGGTCAACAG CTCTGTCCAGTCATATGTCAACAACGACAATCAGAACGGGTGGTCTACTCCGGACCCTTCATCGTCTACGTTTATCTGGGATATGTGGGATAATGGTCCCTCCACGCCCGGTGTCTTCAACTTCTATATCTGCGGTGCAAGCGAGGCTTGGGACAACTGGGATGAGCATACCGTTACGAACTCTGATGTCAAATCTGCGCACTACCCATGCAACTAG
- a CDS encoding uncharacterized protein (ID:PFLUO_002273-T1.cds;~source:funannotate) — MVAADSGTPTDRSGLTCSPRDSLNAAPSSHGDRIKRPETFLLHSALSVDELAPSVLQPENLFTSPLPELQVRTDLPSARPTSAGKESDPLASHGLSSGSFLHRTPSLRALAAPISSAGSLSPASFMSSPQLNAMGDITPLPSPIGGSAPWRRGDLPSLSRTSSLASRSGSSLRLSDSSQMLSPSTRSRNKSYTGLEQSGRESPVPTRAWRESTSAHTRNRSLSDYAPPDRPSVSPRPIAVSGAGVPGITSSSSTDSKSNALHREQYLAVHRGIALPTIRPPSPPRSSGSGYGDSDMEPVIRHPTSLSTPEEVYSVRSIRTDQARVYRKLRVLGQGTFSQVSLAARVEQSLGMRFPPLTDGPIDRPSDIEPSVSQKLVAIKIIEHGPAGGADEERLEVSLKREVDILKSVNHPSLVQLKAYGSDEKRALLVLDYCPGGDLFEYATSGPRHMSPGLIRRIFTELVDAVRYLHSHYIVHRDIKLENVLLTMPEHAMEAMDDWSHYDRAVVTLSDLGLSRRIPEPPESPLLHTRCGSEDYAAPEILMGQAYDGRATDAWALGVLLYAIMENRLPFDVLPGTRGDPAKLRARTPHRIARCEWGWYRYADDEEEWDPEKGRELEGARGCVEGLLKRNTRRKSLDEIAAMEWVRDAIDVPDGLKRGDREVP, encoded by the exons ATGGTCGCTGCCGACTCCGGTACGCCGACCGATAGGTCTGGTTTGACCTGTTCGCCCCGCGACTCCCTCAATGCCGCTCCCAGCAGTCATGGCGATCGTATCAAGCGCCCGGAGACGTTCTTGCTCCATTCGGCCCTTTCAGTAGACGAACTCGCGCCCTCCGTACTGCAACCTGAGAACCTGTTCACGTCGCCGCTGCCTGAGCTTCAAGTCCGTACCGATTTGCCCAGCGCCCGTCCGACCAGCGCAGGCAAAGAATCCGACCCCCTCGCCTCACACGGCTTGTCGTCGGGGAGCTTCCTGCATCGTACCCCGAGCCTGCGCGCCCTCGCCGCTCCCATTTCCAGTGCCGGATCGTTGTCGCCCGCGTCATTCATGTCATCCCCTCAACTCAATGCCATGGGTGACATCACCCCGCTGCCGTCACCCATCGGCGGTTCGGCCCCATGGCGGAGGGGCGACTTACCATCCCTCTCACGCACGTCGTCCTTAGCGTCACGGAGCGGGTCCAGCTTGCGACTCAGTGATTCCTCCCAAATGCTAAGCCCGTCGACTCGGTCTCGCAACAAATCATACACCGGGTTAGAGCAATCGGGGCGAGAGTCGCCGGTTCCAACCCGTGCTTGGAGGGAATCGACCTCGGCGCATACTCGCAATCGCAGTTTGAGCGACTATGCGCCTCCCGATCGTCCGTCTGTTTCTCCGCGACCTATTGCTGTCTCCGGAGCAGGTGTTCCAGGCATCACATCGTCTTCGAGTACCGATTCTAAGTCCAATGCCTTGCACCGCGAACAATATTTGGCCGTTCATCGGGGAATCGCCTTACCCACCATACGCCCGCCGAGCCCTCCTCGCAGCAGTGGGAGTGGATATGGAGACAGCGACATGGAACCAGTCATCCGTCACCCGACATCGCTCAGTACCCCTGAAGAGGTTTATTCGGTGCGCTCCATTCGTACGGATCAAGCCCGAGTTTATCGAAAATTGCGGGTTTTAGGCCAAGGCACATTCAGCCAAGTTAGTCTGGCAGCTAGAGTGGAGCAGAGCCTTGGTATGCGGTTTCCGCCTTTGACTGATGGACCGATTGATAGGCCCAGCGACATTGAGCCCTCTGTGTCACAGAAGCTGGTCGCGATCAAGATCATTGAGCATGGCCCAGCTGGTGGGGCGGACGAGGAACGGCTGGAGGTGTCCCTCAAGCGTGAAGTGGACATTTTGAAATCAGTCAACCACCCGTCCTTGGTTCAGTTGAAGGCGTATGGAAGCGATGAGAAGCGTGCTCTACTAGTCCTCGACTATTGCCCCGGTGGAGATCTATTCGAGTACGCAACCTCTGGGCCTCGGCACATGTCGCCTGGCCTTATTCGTCGTATTTTCACGGAGCTGGTAGATGCAGTGCGATACTTACATTCCCACTACATTGTCCACCGGGATATTAAGCTCGAAA ACGTTTTGCTCACCATGCCGGAACATGCCATGGAGGCTATGGACGACTGGAGCCATTACGACCGTGCCGTTGTCACTCTCAGCGATCTCGGTCTTTCACGGCGCATTCCCGAACCCCCGGAGAGCCCGCTTTTACACACACGATGTGGTAGCGAGGACTACGCCGCCCCGGAAATCTTAATGGGCCAGGCCTATGATGGTCGTGCAACGGACGCATGGGCGCTCGGCGTGCTGCTCTATGCTATCATGGAAAATCGTCTGCCGTTTGATGTTCTCCCTGGCACTCGCGGTGATCCTGCCAAACTCCGCGCTCGGACGCCGCACCGTATCGCTCGCTGTGAATGGGGCTGGTACCGGTatgccgacgacgaagaggagtGGGATCCTGAGAAAGGCCGTGAATTGGAAGGTGCCCGTGGGTGTGTCGAGGGTCTATTGAAACGCAACACTCGGCGTAAATCACTCGATGAAATTGCAGCCATGGAGTGGGTACGCGATGCAATAGACGTCCCTGATGGACTGAAAAGAGGTGACAGGGAAGTGCCATAG
- a CDS encoding uncharacterized protein (ID:PFLUO_002274-T1.cds;~source:funannotate): MSTIPRPSQDTLRKAINNQVAIITGAARGIGFATASLLAQNGARVVLVDLWEDDLKSACATIGPPSTYQVCDVSDWHQQVALFDRVSSTIGPIDLLVCNAAVNPEIALLQTSNAATYDQMNSQVLHNYLADERTLHGLQRPSTKLFDINVDSVVFGLKLGIHSMKSHGGGRIVVVGSAASYVPVSSQPLYTATKHAVLGLVRSTAQIREVAQSGVSISWVAPWLTLTSMVQGLEAASHPDTLKSSPEDVAWAIASAAVAESGNGKGYWVQGRTVSEVEEAYGRLAGELILPENRF; encoded by the coding sequence ATGTCTACCATTCCAAGACCTAGCCAAGATACTTTGCGCAAGGCCATAAATAACCAAGTTGCTATAATTACAGGTGCTGCCAGAGGAATTGGCTTTGCGACAGCCTCTCTCCTTGCACAGAATGGAGCCCGGGTTGTCCTAGTGGATCTGTGGGAAGACGATCTGAAGAGTGCTTGCGCTACCATTGGCCCTCCGTCAACATATCAGGTGTGCGATGTCAGTGACTGGCACCAGCAGGTAGCCTTGTTCGACCGGGTTTCCAGTACAATTGGTCCCATCGACCTGCTGGTTTGCAATGCGGCCGTCAACCCTGAGATCGCCCTGCTGCAAACATCCAACGCAGCAACCTACGACCAAATGAACTCGCAAGTTCTACATAATTATTTGGCAGACGAGCGAACCTTACACGGCCTCCAACGGCCTTCGACAAAATTATTTGACATCAACGTGGACTCGGTTGTGTTTGGACTCAAGCTAGGAATCCATAGCATGAAGAGCCACGGCGGAGGCCGGATCGTGGTCGTTGGATCTGCCGCCTCCTACGTCCCTGTGTCCTCGCAACCGCTCTACACGGCGACCAAGCATgcggtgctggggctggttCGTAGCACTGCTCAGATTCGTGAGGTCGCACAGTCGGGGGTTTCCATCTCATGGGTGGCCCCATGGTTGACCTTGACATCGATGGTCCAGGGTCTGGAGGCGGCCTCTCACCCAGACACACTGAAAAGTTCCCCAGAAGATGTTGCGTGGGCCATTGCCTCTGCAGCCGTGGCCGAGTCGGGCAATGGCAAGGGCTACTGGGTGCAGGGAAGGACAGTCAGCGAAGTCGAGGAAGCCTATGGCCGACTGGCTGGAGAGCTCATACTCCCGGAGAATCGGTTTTAG
- a CDS encoding uncharacterized protein (ID:PFLUO_002275-T1.cds;~source:funannotate), which yields MTLQYDSEFASLAGPVLQQLAQTPRPAAHDIATRRAMMEAMTNENFELPDNVEKLTHHVPAPDGHQVTIYHFRLRGATREAGEPAIVHIHGGGFIALSAAQTSEPLAIATARTGVQILTVDYRLAPEHPYPAPLDDCWAALQWVYEHTGQLSIDLSRIAVMGESAGGGLAVALALKARDYTLAPPLAKQILMYPMLDDRTATNHAGDLAFWTLDDNITGWTAYLGSDVGTDKVVPYAAPARVQSVEGLPPLYLDCPQLDIFVHEGIEYVHRFVAANIPTECHIYPGLPHGFEALAPSASITSHVVANRHKAMSSF from the coding sequence ATGACTCTGCAATATGATTCTGAATTTGCAAGCTTAGCAGGCCCTGTGCTGCAGCAACTGGCCCAAACACCGAGGCCAGCCGCTCACGATATTGCAACCAGGAGGGCCATGATGGAAGCCATGACAAATGAGAATTTCGAGTTACCAGACAATGTCGAGAAACTTACTCATCACGTCCCTGCACCAGACGGTCACCAGGTGACGATTTACCACTTTCGACTCAGGGGCGCGActcgagaagctggagagcCGGCAATCGTTCacatccacggcggcgggTTTATCGCTCTGAGCGCAGCACAAACTTCGGAGCCTTTAGCCATCGCAACGGCACGGACTGGTGTGCAGATTCTCACTGTGGACTATCGTCTGGCACCGGAGCACCCGTATCCTGCTCCACTCGATGATTGCTGGGCGGCGCTGCAATGGGTTTACGAGCATACAGGGCAGCTTTCGATTGACCTTTCTCGCATTGCGGTTATGGGGGAAAGCGCTGGAGGAGGGCTGGCCGTAGCCCTAGCCCTCAAGGCGCGGGATTATACTCttgcgccgccgctggcaaAGCAAATACTGATGTATCCTATGCTGGATGATCGCACGGCAACCAACCACGCCGGTGATCTGGCTTTTTGGACGTTAGACGATAATATCACTGGATGGACCGCCTACCTAGGATCGGACGTTGGCACAGATAAAGTGGTGCCCTATGCCGCGCCTGCCCGGGTTCAGAGTGTGGAAGGACTGCCTCCGCTGTACCTGGATTGTCCGCAGTTGGATATTTTTGTCCATGAGGGAATTGAGTATGTGCATCGATTTGTGGCCGCCAACATTCCAACGGAGTGCCATATCTATCCGGGATTGCCTCATGGGTTTGAGGCACTGGCTCCCTCGGCTAGCATCACAAGTCACGTAGTAGCCAACCGTCATAAAGCAATGTCGAGTTTCTAG
- a CDS encoding uncharacterized protein (ID:PFLUO_002276-T1.cds;~source:funannotate), producing MLPAHIPSFDDLPPVESMPQGCAWGVFDVDGKKDVYGTLNLLTPEVVQAATTEVYQGVSISLNWPIGSIKIPNFWRKSLSHRVMKLDDQEAGCHLGFDDEVEFNTQASSQWDSLCHFLHIPTGKAYNGATPTVEGLENSTETLQKLPTINHWHDRGCIAGRGVLNDFKAYAEAKGISYSPFSGFRIGVADIEAVAAFQGVEFRPGDILIIRFGLTEALANMTGEEQATALSGACYCGIEGSIDMAKWIWNQHFAAVASDNVAVEAMPPIVDGEEKPPTHLVLHQWCLSLFGLPLGELWYLKGLAEKCKEADRYSFFLTSCPLNVPGSVASPPNALAIL from the exons ATGCTGCCCGCACACATCCCGAGTTTTGACGATCTGCCGCCCGTCGAAAGCATGCCCCAGGGCTGTGCTTGGGGTGTCTTCGATGTGGATGGCAAAAAGGACGTATATGGGACACTCAATCTACTCACCCCAGAAGTCGTCCAGGCAGCTACCACAGAAGTCTATCAAGGTGTCTCGATTTCGCTGAA TTGGCCAATCGGGAGCATCAAAATACCCAACTTCTGGCGCAAAAGCCTCTCGCATCGAGTTATGAAATTGGACGACCAGGAGGCCGGCTGTCATCTTGGATTCGACGACGAG GTCGAGTTCAATACACAAGCCAGTAGCCAGTGGGATAGTTTAT GTCATTTCCTTCACATTCCTACCGGGAAGGCGTATAATGGAGCCACACCGACGGTGGAAGGACTGGAAAATTCGACAGAAACTTTACAGAAACTTCCAACAATAAACC ACTGGCACGACCGGGGCTGTATCGCGGGCCGAGGTGTACTGAACGATTTCAAGGCCTACGCGGAAGCGAAAGGTATCTCATACTCGCCATTCTCCGGGTTTCGAATTGGTGTTGCCGATATCGAGGCCGTAGCTGCCTTCCAGGGAGTAGAATTTCGCCCAGGGGACATTCTGATCATCCGATTCGGTCTTACCGAGGCACTCGCTAATATGACAGGTGAAGAACAGGCCACAGCTTTGTCTGGTGCCTGCTACTGTGGCATTGAAGGAAGTATAGACATGGCAAAGTGGATTTGGAACCAACATTTTGCAGCAGTTGCTAGCGACAATGTTGCAGTCGAAGCCATGCCACCCATCGTGGACGGGGAAGAGAAGCCGCCAACGCACCTTGTTCTTCACCAGTGGTGTCTCAGCTTGTTTGGCCTTCCGCTGGGTGAACTGTGGTATCTCAAGGGGCTGGCTGAAAAATGTAAAGAAGCTGACCGCTACAGCTTCTTTTTGACCTCGTGCCCATTGAATGTGCCTGGAAGTGTAGCAAGTCCGCCGAATGCGCTGGCGATTTTGTGA
- a CDS encoding uncharacterized protein (ID:PFLUO_002277-T1.cds;~source:funannotate) translates to MTRSTPQIDMDAIVVGGGFGGCNSLYKLRKMGLSVKLIEAGSAFGGVWHWNRYPGARVDSEMPSYQFNIPSVWKDWSWSERFPGDDELRRYFQHVDSVLGLSKDTFFNTIVTGVEYDNTARRWIVRTNTELQATCKYLITATGSSYKKHYPQFAGLETYAGQLIHSTDYPDTLDVKGKRVGVVGNGASGLQIVQELGKQDCQLTVFIRTPCFAIPMRQRKFSPEEADMLKGYYDGLFERSYKSEAGFPHNTRFQSAHQATPEERNALFDELWGRGGYSFLVSNYYDFLLDEGANAIFYDYWVRQVHARMTDREKMDIVAPLKQEYLVGTKRPSLEQDYYEMIDRPNVALHDVKRSPIVEFNASGAVTRDGDATQQHDLDIVIFATGYDAVTGSLLDMSITDKKGIPLAKKWEKGVLTHLGIMLPGCPNLFIVYGPQAPTSLANGPPFIEMEVDWICKAIGKMQNEGLNSIEPTLSAAEAWRDQVVAVSQHTLYPKTDSWYMGTNIPGKRREPLIYLGGMQSWWKSCNVALDQWGGFHTER, encoded by the coding sequence ATGACCCGTTCTACTCCCCAGATTGATATGGacgccatcgtcgtcggcggtggTTTCGGCGGCTGCAATTCTCTCTACAAGCTTCGCAAGATGGGCTTGTCCGTGAAGCTTATCGAGGCGGGCAGTGCCTTTGGGGGCGTATGGCATTGGAACAGATATCCTGGTGCTCGTGTCGATTCCGAGATGCCCTCGTATCAGTTCAATATCCCTTCCGTATGGAAAGATTGGAGCTGGTCGGAGAGGTTCCCCGGAGACGATGAACTGCGCCGATATTTCCAGCACGTTGACTCTGTTCTCGGCCTCAGCAAGGATACCTTCTTCAACACCATTGTGACAGGTGTGGAATACGATAATACCGCCCGCCGGTGGATTGTTCGCACCAACACTGAGCTGCAGGCTACTTGCAAATACCTGATCACCGCTACCGGGTCCTCCTACAAGAAGCATTACCCGCAATTTGCCGGCCTGGAGACTTATGCGGGCCAGCTTATTCATTCCACCGACTATCCTGACACCTTGGATGTGAAGGGCAAGAGAGTCGGCGTCGTCGGAAATGGCGCTTCGGGACTCCAAATCGTGCAGGAACTGGGTAAACAAGACTGCCAGCTGACGGTTTTCATTCGCACACCCTGCTTTGCCATTCCAATGAGACAGCGCAAATTTTCTCCTGAAGAAGCCGACATGCTCAAAGGCTACTACGACGGTCTTTTCGAACGATCCTACAAGTCTGAGGCGGGATTTCCGCACAACACCCGGTTCCAGTCCGCGCATCAAGCCACTCCCGAGGAACGAAATGCGCTTTTTGATGAACTGTGGGGCCGAGGCGGGTACAGCTTTTTGGTGTCCAACTACTACGACTTCTTGCTTGACGAAGGGGCCAACGCCATCTTCTACGACTACTGGGTCCGGCAGGTGCACGCCCGTATGACCGAccgagagaagatggacaTCGTAGCGCCCCTCAAGCAGGAGTATCTTGTCGGGACGAAGCGGCCTAGCTTGGAGCAAGACTACTACGAGATGATCGATCGTCCTAATGTCGCTCTGCACGACGTTAAGAGGTCCCCCATTGTCGAATTCAATGCCAGTGGAGCCGTGACTCGCGACGGAGACGCGACACAGCAGCATGATTTGGATATCGTAATCTTTGCAACTGGCTATGACGCCGTCACGGGTAGTCTGCTGGACATGTCAATAACTGATAAGAAGGGTATTCCCCTGGCAAAGAAGTGGGAGAAGGGGGTTCTCACTCATCTGGGAATCATGCTTCCTGGGTGTCCGAATCTGTTCATTGTCTACGGGCCGCAAGCGCCAACATCCTTGGCCAATGGCCCACCTTTTATTGAGATGGAAGTTGACTGGATCTGCAAGGCAATTGGAAAGATGCAGAATGAAGGCCTGAACTCGATTGAGCCCACCCTCTCCGCGGCAGAGGCGTGGCGCGACCAGGTAGTTGCTGTGAGTCAACATACACTGTATCCGAAAACTGACTCATGGTACATGGGTACAAACATTCCTGGTAAACGACGAGAGCCCCTGATTTACCTAGGTGGTATGCAGAGCTGGTGGAAGAGCTGTAACGTGGCCTTGGATCAGTGGGGCGGGTTTCACACAGAACGTTGA
- a CDS encoding uncharacterized protein (ID:PFLUO_002278-T1.cds;~source:funannotate): MSCQVEGIAFITGGGSGIGKNTALAFAKKSINGLALLDLNLPLLESTRDEIQKQYPNVQIEIMEVNVADELSVDKALRKTVEKFGCIDIGINCAGISGTPTPTHDMSLEEWQKVINVNQTGVWLCERALIRQMLGQKSRGLRHGRGVIVNVSSMFGVGGPPGPFSIPHYTAAKHAVVGLTKMDAKAYSRQGIRINAICPGFVDTPIISTQIQSGSMDSQFEMTPIGRPAQVEEISDAILFLASPMSSYMCGAALVVDGGYTV, from the exons ATGTCGTGTCAAGTTGAAGGCATTGCTTTCATCACCGGTGGCGGATCAG GAATTGGCAAGAATACAGCACTTGCTTTTGCAAAGAAAAGTATCAACGGGCTtgctcttctggatctcaATCTACCACTGTTGGAAAGCACTCGTGATGAGATACAGAAACAATACCCTAATGTTCAGATCGAAATCATGGAGGTAAACGTCGCAGACGAACTGTCAGTCGACAAAGCGCTGCGCAAGACAGTGGAAAAATTCGGATGCATTGACATTGGGATCAACTGTGCAGGTATCAGTGGCACACCGACCCCAACTCATGACATGTCCCTGGAAGAGTGGCAGAAGGTCATAAATGTCAACCAGACAGGCGTGTGGCTCTGTGAACGCGCTCTAATTCGACAAATGCTCGGTCAGAA ATCTCGCGGTTTGCGTCATGGTCGTGGTGTGATCGTCAATGTCTCGTCCATGTTCGGCGTTGGGGGTCCTCCGGGCCCTTTCAGTATTCCTCACTACACTGCGGCAAAACATG CGGTGGTCGGCCTCACGAAGATG GACGCGAAAGCGTATTCCCGACAGGGTATCCGAATCAATGCTATCTGCCCAGG ATTTGTAGACACTCCCATTATCAGCACGCAGATTCAGTCCGGCTCGATGGATTCCCAGTTCGAGATGACGCCCATCGGGCGTCCGGCCCAGGTTGAGGAAATCTCGGATGCAATCTTGTTCCTCGCGTCCCCCATGAGCAGCTACATGTGTGGGGCAGCACTGGTGGTAGATGGAGGATACACAGTGTAG